In a single window of the Pseudohongiella acticola genome:
- a CDS encoding cupin domain-containing protein, giving the protein MRVFIKKSMFATAFCTALLGMDVHAQPETLTEGAPEDFAGLTDPVRVVPIVQEPRHRTVHRLETDAGADVRLLDVQINPGDMTLPHTHDAAILYTFISNGEGPLNGRLSSVTRYIDEQYTHRVSNPGPGLFRIIALTSYAEPVTDAESAADLPTGLAQAPDINNGWFRAWRLTLPPGATTDMIQHQHPAFVVQASAGEIQLLRSDGITAELQAAGHWSALTEGQHFTLVNRSEQAVVLVIKEARVTLGD; this is encoded by the coding sequence ATGAGAGTTTTCATTAAAAAATCAATGTTCGCCACGGCCTTTTGCACAGCACTGCTGGGTATGGACGTTCATGCCCAGCCAGAGACCCTGACAGAAGGCGCACCTGAAGATTTTGCTGGTCTGACGGACCCGGTACGCGTGGTGCCGATTGTGCAGGAACCGCGTCATCGTACGGTTCATCGACTGGAAACTGACGCGGGGGCAGACGTGCGGTTATTGGACGTGCAGATCAATCCCGGCGACATGACACTGCCGCATACCCATGATGCCGCCATTCTGTATACCTTTATCAGCAATGGCGAAGGCCCGTTAAACGGCCGTCTGTCCAGCGTCACACGCTATATCGATGAGCAGTACACCCATCGTGTCAGTAACCCGGGTCCGGGCCTGTTCCGTATCATTGCTCTGACCAGCTACGCTGAGCCGGTGACGGATGCTGAGTCTGCTGCTGATTTGCCGACCGGTCTGGCGCAAGCGCCGGATATCAACAATGGCTGGTTCCGTGCCTGGCGGCTGACGCTGCCGCCGGGTGCAACCACCGACATGATTCAGCATCAACACCCGGCGTTTGTGGTGCAGGCATCCGCAGGCGAAATTCAGTTGCTGCGTAGCGATGGTATCACCGCAGAGTTGCAGGCGGCTGGTCACTGGTCGGCGCTGACCGAGGGACAGCATTTCACCCTGGTGAACCGATCAGAACAGGCGGTTGTCCTGGTTATCAAGGAAGCCCGCGTGACGCTGGGCGACTAA
- a CDS encoding DUF2207 domain-containing protein codes for MKKLTSVLTALLLSLLITPVAAQERILSYHSDIDIAADASMEVTETIRVRAEGNNIRRGIYREFPTRYRDRLGNRYRVGFEVLEVTRDGEPEIWQATRRANGVRVDFGGDDFLAVPAEYEYSIRYRTNRQLGYYDDHDELYWNVTGNGWDFAIEQASATVTLPQAVASGELAVEAYTGVSGDQGQAYEAETTAGSASVQTTQALPPQNGLTLVFSWPKGVVAEPTSWQRFQYLLVDNRGLLLALLTLIASIAYLFSSWVRVGRDPEAGVVFPRYEPPAGYSPASLRYIKRMSYDHTTLTAAIVNLAVKGYLTINQSGKEYTLSKTDSTQPLAAGEQALLTRLFRSGDSLKLEQENHSEVSRAISVHKKSLAADYRNKYFVSNARTLLPPIAGIVIMFLVVLLIGGITPLSVIAFVVNIPLLLLFFWLMHAPTEAGRKLLDRVDGFKLYLEVAEKDELNLRHPPQLTPALFERYMPFAIALGVEQAWAEKFSRVFASLQQERGTPYHPAWYYGSFNATRMGEFSTAVSGGFSSAISSASHPPGSGSGAGGGGFSGGGGGGGGGGGR; via the coding sequence ATGAAAAAACTGACGTCTGTATTAACGGCCCTGCTGCTAAGTCTGCTGATCACGCCGGTGGCGGCGCAGGAGCGGATTCTTTCTTACCACAGTGATATCGACATTGCCGCGGATGCGTCCATGGAGGTCACCGAAACCATTCGGGTCAGGGCTGAAGGCAACAATATTCGCCGTGGCATCTACCGGGAATTCCCCACCCGTTATCGTGACCGGCTCGGCAACCGCTATCGGGTTGGTTTTGAGGTATTGGAGGTCACCCGTGATGGTGAGCCGGAGATCTGGCAGGCGACCCGTCGTGCCAATGGTGTGCGTGTCGACTTTGGTGGCGATGATTTTCTGGCTGTGCCGGCGGAGTATGAATACAGCATTCGTTATCGTACCAACCGGCAGCTTGGTTATTACGATGACCATGACGAACTGTACTGGAATGTCACCGGCAATGGTTGGGATTTTGCCATTGAGCAGGCCAGCGCAACAGTGACCTTACCGCAGGCAGTTGCGTCAGGTGAACTGGCCGTGGAAGCGTATACAGGCGTCAGTGGCGATCAGGGCCAGGCATACGAGGCGGAGACCACAGCAGGCTCGGCCAGCGTGCAAACCACACAGGCATTGCCACCGCAGAACGGGCTGACATTGGTGTTCAGCTGGCCCAAAGGCGTCGTGGCAGAGCCAACCAGCTGGCAGCGCTTTCAGTATCTGTTAGTCGACAATCGCGGCTTGTTGCTGGCACTGCTGACGCTGATCGCCAGTATCGCCTACCTGTTCTCGAGCTGGGTGCGGGTCGGGCGCGATCCGGAAGCCGGCGTGGTCTTTCCCCGCTATGAGCCGCCGGCCGGCTACTCGCCAGCGTCTTTGCGCTACATTAAACGCATGAGCTATGACCACACCACGCTGACGGCGGCCATTGTCAATCTGGCAGTGAAGGGGTATCTGACGATCAACCAAAGCGGCAAGGAGTACACCCTGAGTAAAACCGATTCGACCCAGCCGCTGGCCGCGGGTGAACAGGCGCTGCTGACCCGGCTTTTTCGTAGCGGCGATAGCCTGAAACTGGAGCAGGAAAACCACAGTGAAGTCTCGCGTGCCATCAGCGTGCATAAAAAGTCGTTGGCGGCCGATTACCGCAACAAGTATTTTGTTAGCAACGCCCGCACCCTGTTGCCGCCGATTGCTGGCATCGTGATCATGTTTCTGGTGGTGCTTCTAATCGGCGGTATTACACCCCTGTCGGTGATTGCCTTTGTGGTTAATATCCCGTTGCTGTTGTTATTTTTCTGGTTGATGCATGCGCCAACCGAGGCGGGTCGCAAATTGCTGGATCGGGTAGACGGTTTCAAACTGTATCTGGAAGTCGCGGAGAAAGATGAGCTCAACCTGCGCCATCCGCCCCAGCTGACACCGGCGTTATTTGAACGCTACATGCCTTTTGCCATCGCGCTCGGTGTTGAGCAGGCGTGGGCTGAAAAGTTTAGCCGTGTATTTGCCAGCCTGCAGCAGGAGCGAGGCACGCCTTACCATCCTGCGTGGTACTACGGCAGTTTTAATGCCACACGGATGGGAGAGTTCTCGACGGCAGTGAGTGGCGGCTTTTCCTCCGCGATTTCGTCTGCCTCGCATCCACCGGGCAGTGGCTCGGGTGCAGGCGGCGGTGGATTTTCCGGGGGCGGTGGTGGTGGCGGAGGTGGTGGCGGGCGCTGA
- a CDS encoding LemA family protein — MLDFLLVLLVSLAFLVVPGIWIYNRLVADRNQVQAAWSDIDVQLMRRHQLVPQLVETVKAYAAYEKATLAAVTELRSRSEAANHLPDKAAIEEQLVSALTRITVVAEDYPDLKADHNFRQLQTELTSIEDHIQYARRFYNGAVRILNTRIQSFPHLLLARPLQFRPAEFFAVDEAQARELVSVELSS; from the coding sequence ATGCTTGATTTTCTGCTTGTTTTGCTGGTGTCGCTGGCGTTCTTGGTGGTGCCGGGCATCTGGATATATAACCGTTTGGTCGCGGATCGCAATCAGGTACAGGCCGCCTGGAGTGACATTGATGTGCAGTTGATGCGCAGGCATCAGCTGGTGCCGCAGCTGGTGGAAACCGTAAAAGCCTATGCCGCTTACGAAAAAGCCACACTGGCGGCAGTGACAGAACTGCGCTCGCGTAGTGAGGCAGCCAATCATCTGCCGGACAAGGCGGCGATAGAAGAGCAGCTTGTCAGTGCGCTGACCCGGATTACCGTGGTGGCAGAGGACTATCCGGACCTGAAGGCCGATCACAATTTCCGGCAGCTACAGACCGAGCTGACCAGCATCGAAGATCATATACAGTATGCCCGGCGCTTCTATAACGGCGCGGTGCGCATTTTGAATACCCGTATCCAGTCCTTTCCTCATTTGCTGCTGGCCAGACCGTTGCAATTCAGGCCTGCCGAATTTTTTGCGGTGGATGAGGCGCAGGCGCGTGAGCTTGTTAGCGTGGAGCTGTCATCATGA
- a CDS encoding mucoidy inhibitor MuiA family protein, protein MFRDPRRLITDFRDRTVVRGLVTAFALLCSGGAIQAQPDEVTGTLPIEAVTVYVNSASITRSGEVAIPAGTSTLIIDDLPSSLNPALLQLDINNAGVQFSNMQIQESLLSSAGSGRENELREQLQARRDDRQVIVDRIATAESELRLLENLTGGTGSTPSISGDELATLITVMSENSAQARERIRSANIELRTLDQQIAALQFQLDQVASNRPASSQLRISLQSNNAVSTEVSLTYPQGGVSWSWLYEARLDTASRNLRLFRQVAITQGTGENWDDVSLTLSTATPSSNPTTPELQPLFVDNQRRRPVARSRSDSVEEVVVTGSLIGGAGMTFAPATPVDTRYQVDYVIPGRVSLAADRQQQIFPVDRRDIEVDLVSRAVPSRVAQAYLEARFDYSGETPVQNARLQLYRDGALVGSTRVAEMLPGQSVRLAFGVDQRIEVVRFDEQQESGTTGLLRRADVREERIRYEITSRHPEPVQVEVLDQVPVTRNEDISVQIPRQATTADETDVGGQSGLMLWQFELAPQETESIRHYYDIRYPQDSDIYISP, encoded by the coding sequence ATGTTCAGGGACCCGCGGCGTTTAATAACTGACTTTCGTGATCGCACGGTTGTGCGAGGACTGGTGACTGCATTCGCACTGCTCTGTAGCGGCGGCGCAATTCAGGCACAACCCGATGAAGTGACTGGCACCTTGCCCATTGAGGCGGTGACGGTTTATGTCAATTCAGCCAGCATCACGCGCTCTGGCGAGGTTGCTATTCCAGCGGGGACCAGCACGCTGATAATTGACGATTTGCCCAGCAGTCTGAACCCTGCCCTGCTGCAACTGGACATCAACAACGCTGGCGTCCAGTTCAGCAACATGCAGATTCAGGAAAGTCTGCTTTCCAGCGCTGGCAGCGGTCGCGAAAACGAACTGCGTGAACAGCTTCAGGCGCGCCGTGATGATCGCCAGGTTATCGTCGACCGCATCGCTACTGCCGAATCCGAACTGAGATTGCTGGAAAATCTGACCGGCGGCACCGGTTCAACGCCATCAATCAGTGGCGATGAACTGGCCACCTTGATCACGGTGATGTCAGAAAATTCTGCACAGGCACGTGAACGGATTCGCAGCGCCAACATTGAATTGCGCACACTGGACCAGCAGATTGCGGCGTTGCAATTCCAACTTGACCAGGTTGCCAGTAACCGTCCTGCCAGCAGCCAGTTGCGCATCAGCCTGCAAAGCAATAACGCGGTTAGCACCGAGGTTTCACTGACTTATCCGCAAGGCGGTGTTTCCTGGAGCTGGCTGTACGAAGCCCGGTTGGACACAGCTTCCCGCAACCTGCGCCTGTTCCGACAGGTCGCCATTACGCAGGGCACCGGCGAGAACTGGGACGATGTTTCCCTGACACTGAGTACCGCCACGCCTTCCAGCAACCCCACCACGCCCGAACTGCAGCCGCTGTTTGTCGATAATCAGCGTCGTCGGCCTGTCGCCAGAAGTCGCAGCGACAGCGTAGAAGAAGTTGTCGTCACCGGATCGCTCATCGGCGGCGCTGGCATGACTTTCGCGCCGGCCACCCCTGTCGACACCCGTTATCAGGTGGATTATGTCATTCCCGGACGCGTCAGCCTGGCCGCCGATCGTCAGCAACAGATATTCCCGGTCGACCGTCGCGATATCGAGGTTGATCTGGTTTCGCGCGCCGTGCCATCGCGTGTCGCACAAGCGTACCTGGAAGCACGTTTTGACTACAGCGGGGAAACTCCTGTGCAGAATGCCCGTCTGCAGCTTTATCGGGACGGCGCACTGGTCGGCAGCACACGTGTAGCAGAAATGCTGCCCGGCCAGTCCGTTCGACTTGCGTTTGGTGTGGACCAGCGTATCGAGGTGGTTCGCTTTGATGAGCAACAGGAATCCGGCACCACCGGCCTGCTGCGTCGCGCCGATGTACGCGAAGAGCGCATTCGTTACGAGATCACCAGCCGCCACCCGGAGCCAGTACAGGTCGAGGTGCTGGACCAGGTGCCGGTAACGCGCAATGAAGACATCAGTGTGCAGATACCCCGGCAGGCAACCACCGCAGACGAGACCGATGTCGGTGGCCAGTCCGGCCTGATGTTGTGGCAATTTGAACTGGCGCCACAGGAAACCGAGAGCATTCGTCACTATTACGATATCCGGTACCCGCAGGACAGCGATATTTATATATCGCCATGA
- a CDS encoding putative bifunctional diguanylate cyclase/phosphodiesterase encodes MSDIIKPTEPRQLSVIERDSISALYENSMGGLFVTIACALALVFGFPDPDLNGPKYLWGVIFLCLMLFRLLDTLYWHRNLRHTNFQTSGPKSRFVVSVLITSILWMTYALVLIQSVDLLELTTLIIVLSSLAGGGATVLSGNMMLSVTYSVLMIAPLSVMMVLSDDRNQNILGVLGLFFAVVLALGSIRAANFTRNAIMLKNQNADLVESMEEKNKEISEANSALESKVQDRTREIFALSNIDPLTGLFNRTAFSTSLSKILANCEAQGGSFALLFIDLDGFKAINDTQGHGVGDKVLFAIAQRLILFSKGPDHICRWGGDEFIIVIEDIDSDGAILFGRDLIKSLSQSIQIDLNKLTVGATIGVAMYPEHGNDESELISLADTAMYIQKEEEKSDVRVFSVDMRKSQLREQQLKEGLALALQNHEFHLVYQSVIDNQTNEVSFCEVLLRWELNGELVPPHEFIPIAEQYGLIHEIGEWVLMTACAESKNWCFGDKVDISVNVSVPQLLRNDFIGIVREALFSSGFPATRLHLEITESVFANNTEVMFARIKELRSLGIKVSVDDFGTGFSSLSQLQKMSADIVKIDRSFIASMNEGGQAIIQATQYMAKQLGYSVVAEGVETKQQADELSDIGIGCSQGYYFSYPMTIDKLAQWHQDYKQGKRNDLT; translated from the coding sequence GTGAGCGATATTATCAAACCAACGGAACCTCGTCAGTTAAGTGTAATTGAACGAGACTCAATATCTGCCTTATACGAAAATAGCATGGGCGGCCTGTTTGTGACCATAGCTTGTGCGTTAGCACTTGTCTTCGGTTTTCCTGACCCTGATTTAAACGGTCCCAAATACCTGTGGGGCGTGATATTCCTTTGTCTCATGTTGTTTCGTTTACTCGATACACTTTATTGGCATCGGAATTTACGGCACACCAACTTTCAGACCTCAGGTCCCAAGAGTCGATTTGTCGTATCGGTGCTGATTACATCGATATTATGGATGACATATGCCTTGGTTCTCATACAGTCGGTTGATTTGTTGGAATTGACCACGCTCATCATTGTTTTATCTTCCCTGGCTGGCGGCGGAGCCACTGTTCTATCTGGCAATATGATGCTATCAGTAACCTATTCGGTTCTGATGATAGCGCCACTCTCGGTCATGATGGTGTTAAGTGACGATAGAAATCAAAATATTCTAGGAGTGCTGGGCTTATTCTTCGCTGTAGTGCTTGCGCTTGGCAGTATCAGAGCTGCAAATTTCACACGCAATGCGATTATGCTGAAAAACCAAAACGCCGATTTGGTTGAATCGATGGAAGAGAAAAACAAAGAAATCTCTGAAGCGAATTCAGCGCTCGAAAGCAAAGTACAAGACAGAACAAGAGAGATTTTTGCGCTATCAAATATAGACCCGCTGACCGGCTTGTTTAATCGTACTGCGTTTTCCACTAGCTTGTCTAAAATCCTCGCGAATTGTGAAGCTCAAGGGGGCTCATTCGCGTTGTTGTTTATTGATCTCGATGGCTTTAAAGCAATTAACGACACTCAAGGGCATGGCGTCGGAGATAAGGTACTGTTTGCTATTGCTCAACGACTCATCTTGTTTTCAAAAGGGCCAGACCATATCTGTCGCTGGGGTGGAGATGAATTTATAATTGTCATTGAGGATATTGACAGTGATGGTGCCATTCTTTTTGGCAGAGACCTCATTAAATCTTTATCCCAAAGTATCCAAATTGATTTAAACAAGCTCACGGTTGGCGCAACCATTGGCGTCGCGATGTATCCTGAACATGGTAACGACGAATCTGAGCTCATTTCGCTTGCAGATACCGCAATGTATATACAAAAAGAGGAGGAAAAATCAGACGTTCGTGTCTTTTCTGTCGACATGCGAAAATCACAGCTGCGCGAACAGCAACTAAAAGAAGGCTTGGCACTAGCATTGCAAAACCATGAATTTCATCTCGTGTATCAGTCTGTTATCGACAACCAAACAAATGAAGTGTCATTTTGTGAAGTGTTGCTCCGCTGGGAGCTCAATGGTGAACTGGTGCCGCCCCACGAGTTCATTCCAATTGCCGAGCAATATGGGCTTATCCACGAAATCGGTGAATGGGTGCTGATGACGGCCTGCGCAGAGTCAAAAAATTGGTGTTTTGGAGACAAGGTTGATATTTCAGTCAACGTGTCAGTACCTCAGTTATTGCGCAATGACTTCATCGGAATTGTAAGGGAAGCACTCTTCAGCTCTGGATTTCCTGCTACCAGGTTACATTTGGAAATTACGGAATCTGTTTTTGCAAATAACACAGAGGTCATGTTTGCGAGAATTAAGGAATTACGAAGTTTGGGCATCAAAGTCTCTGTAGATGATTTCGGTACTGGATTTTCTTCTCTGTCACAACTTCAAAAGATGTCCGCCGATATTGTCAAAATCGATCGCTCTTTCATCGCATCCATGAACGAGGGCGGTCAAGCTATTATTCAAGCTACTCAATATATGGCAAAGCAGCTCGGCTATTCGGTGGTCGCAGAGGGTGTTGAAACCAAACAGCAAGCAGATGAGCTATCTGACATCGGCATTGGCTGCTCACAAGGCTATTATTTCAGTTACCCTATGACTATCGACAAGCTAGCTCAGTGGCATCAAGACTATAAACAGGGCAAGCGGAATGACCTGACATAA
- a CDS encoding BaiN/RdsA family NAD(P)/FAD-dependent oxidoreductase, producing the protein MTVETSTDRQFDVVIIGAGAAGLMCAAVAGARGRRVLVLDSANKVGKKILMSGGGRCNFTNMHSTPDNFICSNPHFAKSALSRYTPWDFIALVEKHGVPYHEKKLGQLFCDHSSKDIVRLLLDECEAVGVKVLTQSPASNITLGSPHRLQTPKFSVSCESLVIASGGYSIPTLGSTGFGFDFARSLDIPVLPTRAGLVPFTLEPRQLKNFQDFAGVSVDTVTTAQGTAFRENILFTHKGLSGPAILQASSYWQLGEAIEIDLFPDLDLAEHIQQMQQQRPKLELKNLLGEQLTKRVAQRWCDLWLENKPLDQLTANDIQRITSACQPWTVWPAGTEGYRTAEVTLGGVDTNALSSKTMEARNHPGLYFIGEVVDVTGHLGGHNFQWAWASGHAAGEYA; encoded by the coding sequence ATGACAGTAGAAACTTCAACAGATCGACAATTTGACGTTGTGATCATCGGCGCCGGTGCCGCCGGGCTGATGTGCGCGGCGGTGGCGGGCGCGCGTGGTCGGCGCGTGCTGGTGCTGGACAGCGCCAACAAAGTGGGCAAGAAGATCCTGATGTCGGGTGGCGGTCGCTGTAACTTCACCAACATGCATTCGACGCCGGATAATTTTATTTGCAGTAATCCCCATTTCGCGAAATCCGCCCTCAGTCGCTACACGCCCTGGGACTTTATTGCGCTGGTGGAAAAGCACGGCGTGCCCTATCACGAAAAGAAGCTGGGTCAGTTGTTCTGCGATCACTCTTCAAAAGACATCGTGCGTTTGTTGCTGGACGAGTGCGAAGCGGTGGGCGTGAAGGTGCTGACCCAGTCGCCCGCGAGTAATATCACCCTGGGTTCTCCACATCGCCTGCAAACACCGAAGTTCTCGGTCAGTTGCGAATCCCTGGTGATTGCCAGCGGTGGCTATTCCATCCCTACCCTCGGGTCGACCGGTTTTGGGTTTGATTTTGCCCGCTCGCTCGATATCCCCGTGCTGCCGACACGGGCGGGTCTGGTGCCATTCACACTGGAGCCGCGGCAACTCAAGAATTTCCAGGATTTTGCCGGTGTATCTGTCGACACCGTTACCACCGCCCAGGGAACCGCGTTCCGCGAGAACATTTTATTTACTCACAAAGGGCTCAGTGGTCCCGCCATTTTGCAGGCTTCTTCCTACTGGCAGCTTGGCGAGGCAATTGAAATCGACCTTTTTCCTGATCTGGATCTGGCAGAGCACATTCAACAAATGCAGCAGCAGCGCCCAAAACTGGAACTGAAGAACCTGCTTGGCGAGCAGCTTACCAAACGCGTCGCCCAGCGTTGGTGTGACCTGTGGTTGGAAAACAAACCACTCGATCAACTAACTGCAAACGATATTCAACGCATTACCTCTGCCTGCCAGCCCTGGACAGTCTGGCCCGCTGGGACTGAGGGATACCGAACCGCCGAAGTGACACTGGGCGGTGTCGACACAAATGCGCTGTCCTCAAAAACCATGGAAGCGCGCAATCACCCCGGGCTGTATTTCATCGGCGAAGTGGTCGATGTAACTGGTCACCTTGGCGGCCACAATTTTCAGTGGGCCTGGGCGTCGGGACATGCTGCAGGCGAATACGCTTGA
- a CDS encoding DUF1415 domain-containing protein: MSENTEPTNADIEAQMRAWIASFVVGMNLCPFARQPVEGGRVKIVVSEARDNEALLEALQSQLEWLDAQPPTSTETTLVVIPQMLGDFLDFNDFLDLADALLEEFGWVGQFQFATFHPNYQFAGTLPGDAENFTNRAPWPTLQLLREDSLEAVLANYPDPEQIPERNIDAMEELGSAKLADLLQECRDKSSVRS; this comes from the coding sequence ATGAGCGAAAACACCGAACCAACAAACGCCGATATCGAAGCCCAGATGCGCGCATGGATTGCCAGCTTTGTGGTGGGCATGAACCTGTGCCCCTTTGCCCGGCAGCCCGTCGAAGGTGGACGGGTGAAAATCGTGGTCAGCGAGGCACGCGATAACGAGGCGCTGTTGGAAGCGTTACAGAGCCAACTGGAGTGGCTTGATGCACAACCGCCCACCTCTACTGAAACCACATTGGTTGTGATTCCACAAATGCTCGGTGATTTTCTCGACTTCAATGATTTCCTGGATTTGGCCGATGCCCTGTTGGAAGAGTTCGGCTGGGTCGGTCAGTTTCAGTTCGCCACCTTCCACCCCAACTATCAATTCGCTGGCACTCTGCCCGGCGATGCGGAAAATTTCACCAATCGCGCACCCTGGCCAACCCTGCAACTGCTGCGCGAAGACAGCCTGGAAGCAGTGCTCGCGAACTACCCGGACCCGGAACAAATCCCGGAACGCAATATCGACGCGATGGAGGAACTGGGGTCCGCGAAGCTGGCGGATTTGCTACAGGAATGCCGCGACAAATCTTCTGTGAGATCGTAG
- a CDS encoding DUF1206 domain-containing protein, whose protein sequence is MVNGPSQSDQKQALVYFARLGYAARGIVYLLVGGLATLAVIGRGGQTEGSRGALQWVLGVPLGDVLLSIIAAGLLGYATWRSIQAIKDPDGHGMSASGAVIRISMLVSAVTHTLLAFFAVSLIVTLGGSSGEDGGSQSFAGWLMGQPFGRWLVGCAGLVLIGVGLALVSKGWKAKFDCYFDMKTATQTWAYPLCRFGLAMRGLVFAMVGGFYLLAAYNVDPDDAGGIADVFNTVRDQPFGPWVLAFVAVGLFAFGMYSVLESVYRKVEPGG, encoded by the coding sequence ATGGTTAACGGCCCCTCACAGTCCGATCAAAAGCAGGCGCTTGTATACTTTGCTCGGCTTGGTTACGCCGCGCGCGGAATCGTTTACCTGTTGGTTGGCGGGCTGGCAACGCTGGCGGTGATCGGGCGGGGCGGCCAGACCGAAGGCAGCCGAGGTGCTCTGCAGTGGGTATTGGGAGTGCCTCTGGGAGATGTGCTACTCAGCATTATCGCGGCTGGATTGCTGGGCTATGCTACCTGGCGCAGCATTCAGGCAATCAAGGATCCTGACGGTCACGGCATGAGTGCATCAGGCGCGGTCATCCGAATCAGTATGCTGGTGAGCGCCGTCACGCATACTTTATTGGCATTTTTTGCAGTGAGCCTGATAGTTACCCTGGGTGGCTCTTCTGGCGAGGATGGCGGCTCACAAAGTTTCGCCGGCTGGTTGATGGGCCAACCTTTTGGACGTTGGCTCGTGGGGTGCGCCGGGCTGGTCTTGATCGGCGTCGGGTTGGCTCTGGTCTCCAAGGGCTGGAAAGCCAAATTCGACTGCTATTTTGACATGAAGACCGCGACCCAAACCTGGGCTTATCCCTTGTGCCGTTTTGGTCTGGCCATGCGTGGGCTGGTATTTGCCATGGTCGGCGGCTTTTATCTGCTAGCGGCCTACAACGTTGATCCGGACGACGCGGGTGGCATCGCCGACGTATTCAATACCGTTCGCGATCAACCCTTTGGCCCATGGGTGCTTGCATTCGTGGCGGTGGGGCTGTTCGCGTTTGGCATGTATAGCGTATTGGAGTCCGTTTACCGAAAGGTAGAACCTGGCGGTTGA
- a CDS encoding phospholipase D-like domain-containing protein, whose translation MNHTSAASESTPIDYQEALERTLGVPFTAGNQVKILRNGIEIFPSMLEAIRQAHSTIEFLTFIYWTGDIAQEFAEALSERARAGVQVRVILDAVGAAKMSNEWLDSMNAAGVDIAWFRPPVRWKIWEVDNRTHRKVLVCDDKVAFTGGVGISKEWEGDTRNSDEWRDTHFRIEGPAVNGVRAAFTDNWVETDRSVRDEVEQMLHAKPRDTVGSCRIQAIKTSAAVNWSPIATMFHVLLTLARRKVRIATAYFVPDPGMVRLLKETAERGVDIEILIPGPHHDERVAQLAQEDEYIPLLQAGVRMWAYQPSMMHTKTVIIDDAVACIGSANFNQRSMSKDDELALLLIDDTTVRELDGHFDEDCARATELTTEHLHRRGPLRKLLAKFVGLFRQQM comes from the coding sequence TTGAACCACACCTCTGCGGCCTCTGAATCTACTCCGATAGATTATCAGGAGGCCCTTGAAAGAACGCTCGGCGTTCCCTTCACCGCGGGCAACCAGGTTAAGATTCTGCGCAACGGGATTGAAATCTTCCCGTCCATGCTCGAGGCGATTCGTCAGGCCCACTCCACGATTGAGTTCCTCACCTTTATTTACTGGACCGGGGATATTGCCCAAGAATTTGCCGAGGCCCTGTCCGAACGTGCACGCGCCGGGGTTCAGGTGCGGGTAATCCTGGACGCAGTGGGCGCTGCAAAAATGTCCAATGAATGGCTTGATTCCATGAATGCCGCAGGCGTAGACATCGCCTGGTTCAGACCCCCGGTTCGCTGGAAAATATGGGAAGTCGACAATCGTACGCATCGCAAAGTCCTGGTGTGCGACGACAAGGTCGCCTTCACCGGGGGCGTGGGCATCTCCAAAGAGTGGGAAGGTGACACCCGAAACTCCGATGAGTGGCGCGACACTCACTTTCGCATTGAGGGCCCAGCCGTTAACGGTGTGCGAGCGGCCTTTACTGATAACTGGGTAGAAACAGACCGATCAGTTCGCGATGAGGTCGAGCAAATGCTGCACGCGAAACCACGGGACACGGTGGGCAGCTGCAGGATACAGGCGATCAAGACGTCCGCTGCCGTTAACTGGAGTCCCATCGCCACCATGTTCCATGTACTGCTTACTCTGGCCCGCCGCAAAGTACGCATTGCCACCGCCTATTTTGTGCCAGACCCCGGCATGGTAAGACTACTCAAAGAAACAGCGGAGCGCGGCGTCGACATCGAAATTCTGATTCCCGGCCCCCACCACGACGAGCGAGTGGCGCAACTGGCCCAGGAAGATGAGTATATTCCGCTGTTGCAGGCAGGCGTGCGGATGTGGGCATATCAACCCTCCATGATGCACACCAAAACAGTCATCATCGATGACGCCGTTGCGTGCATCGGCTCTGCCAACTTTAATCAACGCTCCATGAGTAAAGACGACGAGCTGGCACTTCTCCTCATTGACGACACCACGGTGCGAGAGCTCGACGGCCACTTCGACGAAGACTGTGCCCGCGCCACTGAATTGACGACCGAACACCTGCACCGGCGCGGGCCACTGAGAAAATTGCTGGCGAAATTTGTCGGCCTGTTTCGGCAGCAGATGTAA